From a single Cytophagales bacterium WSM2-2 genomic region:
- a CDS encoding UPF0301 protein: protein MDFFEYKNKLKPESGRLLISEPYLPDPNFERTIILLCEHNDEGTIGFILNRPSHSKLGELISELEVFENPVGVGGPVQQDTLHYIHRCADVEGAIELGNGIYWGGEFEDVIQKMNAQQLDLSDIKFFLGYSGWSYGQLDDELEQNSWIVSGKVTQELIFETSAEQMWKKTLREMGGRFSMYANYPVDPTMN from the coding sequence ATGGATTTTTTCGAATATAAAAACAAGCTTAAACCTGAGTCGGGGCGCCTGCTTATTTCGGAACCTTACTTGCCGGATCCCAATTTCGAACGAACCATTATCCTGCTGTGCGAGCATAATGATGAAGGAACGATTGGTTTTATTTTGAATAGGCCGTCTCACTCCAAACTGGGGGAGTTGATTTCGGAGTTAGAGGTTTTTGAAAATCCAGTGGGTGTTGGCGGACCGGTGCAACAAGACACTTTGCACTACATCCACCGTTGTGCAGATGTGGAAGGCGCGATTGAATTGGGGAATGGTATTTATTGGGGAGGTGAGTTTGAAGATGTAATTCAGAAAATGAATGCGCAGCAGCTTGATTTGAGTGATATTAAATTTTTCCTTGGTTACAGTGGCTGGTCATATGGCCAACTAGACGATGAGCTTGAACAGAACTCGTGGATTGTGAGTGGCAAAGTTACCCAGGAGTTAATTTTTGAAACCAGTGCTGAACAAATGTGGAAGAAAACGTTACGCGAAATGGGGGGTAGGTTCTCAATGTACGCGAATTACCCCGTTGATCCGACAATGAATTGA
- the pdxH gene encoding pyridoxine/pyridoxamine 5'-phosphate oxidase: MKPIADIRKDYSKSSLDIASVDKNPVTQFTRWFEEAQASQVPEPNALTLSTVGEDGRPSARIVLLKGIENGKFAFYTNYQSAKGKELDKNPACALTFFWPELERQVRIEGIASRVDVTISEKYFQSRPRESQVGAWASPQSAIIADRKILDDRVKEIQKKYEGVDKLPKPNQWGGYEVEPNEIEFWQGRPNRLHDRILFYKVDDQWKVHRLAP, encoded by the coding sequence TTGAAACCAATTGCTGACATCCGGAAAGATTATTCAAAATCGTCATTAGACATTGCATCTGTTGATAAAAATCCGGTCACCCAATTTACCCGATGGTTCGAGGAAGCGCAAGCTTCGCAAGTGCCTGAACCTAACGCCCTCACGTTGTCTACGGTAGGCGAAGACGGGCGCCCTTCTGCGAGAATTGTGTTATTGAAAGGGATTGAAAATGGAAAATTTGCATTTTACACGAACTACCAGAGTGCCAAAGGAAAGGAGCTCGATAAGAACCCGGCATGTGCACTCACTTTTTTCTGGCCTGAATTGGAAAGACAAGTACGGATTGAAGGAATCGCCTCACGAGTAGATGTCACCATTTCGGAGAAATATTTCCAAAGCAGACCGCGTGAAAGCCAGGTAGGCGCCTGGGCCTCTCCACAAAGTGCGATCATTGCTGACCGTAAAATTCTGGATGATCGTGTTAAGGAAATTCAAAAAAAATACGAAGGCGTTGATAAACTACCAAAGCCCAATCAATGGGGCGGATATGAAGTTGAACCAAATGAAATTGAATTCTGGCAAGGCCGCCCTAATCGGCTGCACGACCGGATCTTGTTTTATAAAGTGGATGACCAATGGAAGGTGCACAGGCTTGCACCTTAG
- a CDS encoding bacillithiol biosynthesis deacetylase BshB1 translates to MKLDILVLAAHPDDAEISCGGTIVKHISTGKKVGVVDLTRGELGTRGTPEIRDQEAAASARVLGLSVRENLGLRDGFFKNSEEGQLKVVTAIRKFQPEIVLTNAVHDRHPDHGRASDLVYEATFLAGLVKVQTQSEGKSQVAWRPKAVYHFIQSQYIEPDFVVDVSDFWDKKIESLRAYKSQFYDPNSNEPETFISNPGFMKLIEARGHELGYAIGAKYGEGFTLRRYLGVKNLFDLI, encoded by the coding sequence ATGAAGCTTGACATCCTCGTTTTGGCAGCTCATCCCGACGATGCGGAGATCAGTTGTGGTGGAACCATCGTAAAGCATATTTCGACGGGAAAAAAGGTGGGAGTGGTTGATCTGACTCGCGGAGAACTGGGTACGCGAGGTACACCAGAAATCCGTGATCAGGAAGCAGCAGCCTCAGCGAGAGTCCTCGGACTATCTGTACGGGAAAATCTTGGACTACGTGATGGTTTTTTCAAAAACTCTGAAGAAGGCCAACTGAAAGTCGTTACTGCTATTCGCAAATTTCAACCTGAAATTGTCCTCACGAATGCCGTGCACGATCGCCATCCTGATCATGGACGCGCTTCAGATCTTGTTTACGAAGCAACATTTTTGGCAGGGCTGGTAAAAGTTCAAACCCAAAGTGAAGGAAAATCTCAAGTAGCTTGGAGGCCCAAGGCAGTTTATCATTTCATTCAAAGCCAGTACATCGAACCGGATTTCGTTGTTGATGTTTCTGATTTCTGGGATAAAAAAATTGAATCACTCCGCGCCTATAAATCACAGTTTTACGATCCCAATAGCAACGAACCTGAAACATTTATTTCTAATCCCGGTTTCATGAAACTAATCGAGGCTCGGGGGCATGAGCTCGGCTATGCCATTGGTGCAAAGTATGGTGAGGGCTTTACGTTGCGCAGATACCTTGGTGTCAAGAATCTTTTTGATTTGATATAG